From the genome of Phreatobacter cathodiphilus, one region includes:
- a CDS encoding peroxidase-related enzyme (This protein belongs to a clade of uncharacterized proteins related to peroxidases such as the alkylhydroperoxidase AhpD.), which yields MSSTPARTTAAAAQDRTEAITALDLPAVPLDPETEAYFQKCREKIGFVPNVLLAYAHDLAKLKAFSAMYNDLMLAPSGLSKLEREMIAVAVSAVNRCYYCLTAHGAAVRQLSGDPGLGEMLVMNYRTARLDTRQRAMLDFAVKLTETPWTVDEPDREALRAAGFSDRDIWDISATAAFYNMSNRMASATDMRPNPEYHATAR from the coding sequence ATGTCGTCGACGCCTGCGAGGACCACGGCCGCCGCTGCGCAGGACCGGACGGAGGCGATCACCGCGCTGGACCTGCCCGCCGTTCCGCTCGACCCGGAAACCGAGGCCTATTTCCAGAAATGCCGCGAGAAGATCGGCTTCGTGCCGAACGTGCTGCTCGCCTATGCCCACGACCTCGCCAAGCTCAAGGCCTTCTCGGCCATGTACAACGACCTAATGCTGGCGCCCTCCGGCCTCAGCAAGCTGGAGCGGGAGATGATCGCCGTGGCGGTCTCCGCCGTGAACCGCTGCTACTACTGCCTCACCGCGCACGGGGCGGCGGTGCGCCAGCTCTCCGGCGATCCCGGACTCGGCGAGATGCTGGTGATGAACTACCGCACCGCCCGGCTCGACACGCGCCAGCGGGCCATGCTGGACTTCGCCGTGAAGCTGACCGAGACGCCCTGGACCGTCGACGAGCCCGACCGCGAGGCGCTGCGCGCCGCCGGCTTCTCCGACCGCGACATCTGGGACATCTCGGCGACGGCTGCCTTCTACAACATGTCCAACCGCATGGCTTCGGCCACGGACATGCGACCGAACCCGGAATATCACGCCACGGCGCGCTGA
- a CDS encoding LON peptidase substrate-binding domain-containing protein, whose product MATNTTYRGPSDLPDVVPVFPLPGALLLPRGQLPLNIFEPRYLAMVDDAFLSGRRLIGMVQPVPADEEARRPTLSAVGCIGRITQLAESGDGRYMLSLTGISRFRIVEELSVTTPYRQCRIDCTPYEGDFEARVGEDDVDRDGLLKTLKEFLDVNDMEADWDGIRRAPTEILVNALCMMSPWGLKEKQALLEAPDLKTRAALLVAVTEVALAKDRPADDKQPLN is encoded by the coding sequence ATGGCCACCAACACCACCTATCGCGGCCCGTCCGATCTTCCGGACGTGGTTCCGGTCTTCCCGCTGCCCGGCGCGCTGCTTCTGCCGCGCGGCCAGCTGCCGCTCAACATCTTCGAGCCGCGCTACCTCGCCATGGTCGACGACGCCTTTCTCTCGGGCCGCCGCCTCATCGGCATGGTGCAGCCCGTGCCCGCCGACGAGGAGGCCAGGCGGCCGACCCTCTCCGCGGTCGGGTGCATCGGCCGGATCACCCAGCTCGCCGAGTCCGGCGACGGACGTTACATGCTGAGCCTCACGGGCATTTCACGCTTCCGCATCGTCGAGGAACTGTCGGTGACGACGCCCTATCGCCAGTGCCGCATCGACTGCACGCCCTACGAGGGCGATTTCGAGGCGCGGGTGGGCGAGGACGATGTCGACCGCGACGGCCTCCTGAAGACCCTCAAGGAATTCCTCGACGTCAACGACATGGAGGCCGACTGGGACGGCATTCGCCGCGCCCCGACGGAAATCCTCGTCAATGCGCTCTGCATGATGTCGCCCTGGGGCCTCAAGGAGAAGCAGGCGCTCCTCGAGGCGCCGGACCTCAAGACCCGCGCCGCCCTTCTCGTCGCCGTCACCGAGGTCGCCCTTGCCAAGGACAGGCCCGCCGACGACAAGCAGCCTCTGAACTGA
- a CDS encoding Trm112 family protein, producing the protein MSTPLDPEDPRPAEAKTAVPQTRPGTVDPRLLEVLVCPVTKGPLDYDAQAGELISRAARLVYPIREGIPIMLPEEARPLAD; encoded by the coding sequence ATGTCCACGCCCCTCGATCCCGAAGACCCGCGGCCCGCCGAAGCCAAGACGGCGGTGCCGCAGACGCGGCCCGGAACGGTCGATCCCCGTCTGCTGGAAGTGCTGGTCTGCCCCGTGACCAAGGGCCCTCTCGACTACGACGCCCAAGCCGGCGAGCTCATCTCGCGCGCCGCGAGGCTGGTCTATCCGATCCGCGAGGGCATTCCGATCATGCTGCCCGAAGAGGCCCGGCCGCTGGCGGACTGA
- a CDS encoding RNA polymerase factor sigma-32: MAQVSGIGQSLAKAARSAPFLDREEEQALAVRWKDRDDEVALHRLAQSHMRLVIAIASRFRHYGLPMADLIQEGHVGLLEAASRFEPERDVRFSTYATWWIRASIQDYILRNWSIVRGGTSSAQKALFFNLRRLRAQLSQTMGSGIGAAVIHQHIAAAVGVSQADVAVMDARISGSDLSLNAPSHESDGGTSSERLDHLVDAAPLPDEVVGEAIDSSRRVAWLRDVLTVLSDRELNIIRARRLSEEAATLESLGERLGISKERVRQIENRAIEKLRKALVDRHRDGAALV, translated from the coding sequence ATGGCGCAGGTTTCCGGTATCGGGCAGAGCCTGGCGAAGGCCGCCAGGAGCGCGCCGTTCCTCGACCGCGAGGAGGAGCAGGCCCTCGCCGTCCGCTGGAAGGACCGCGACGACGAGGTGGCGCTGCACCGCCTCGCCCAGTCCCACATGCGGCTGGTGATCGCCATCGCCTCCCGCTTCCGCCACTACGGCCTGCCCATGGCCGATCTCATCCAGGAGGGCCATGTCGGCCTTCTCGAGGCCGCCTCGCGCTTCGAGCCGGAGCGGGACGTGCGCTTCTCCACCTATGCCACCTGGTGGATCCGGGCCTCGATCCAGGACTACATCCTGCGCAACTGGTCGATCGTCCGCGGCGGGACCTCCTCGGCGCAGAAGGCGCTGTTCTTCAACCTGCGGCGCCTCAGGGCCCAGCTCTCGCAGACCATGGGCTCCGGCATCGGGGCGGCCGTCATCCACCAGCACATCGCCGCCGCCGTCGGCGTGTCGCAGGCCGACGTGGCGGTGATGGACGCCCGCATTTCCGGCTCGGACCTGTCGCTCAACGCACCGAGCCACGAGAGCGACGGGGGCACCTCCTCGGAGCGCCTCGACCACCTCGTCGATGCCGCCCCGCTCCCCGACGAGGTGGTGGGCGAGGCGATCGACAGTTCCCGCCGGGTCGCCTGGCTGCGCGACGTTCTGACCGTTCTCTCCGATCGCGAGCTCAACATCATCCGGGCGCGGCGACTGAGCGAGGAGGCGGCGACGCTGGAATCCCTCGGCGAGCGCCTCGGCATCTCCAAGGAGCGCGTCAGACAGATCGAGAACCGCGCCATCGAGAAGTTGCGCAAGGCGCTGGTCGATCGCCACCGGGACGGCGCCGCGCTGGTGTGA